Below is a window of bacterium DNA.
GTCCTCGCGCCCGATCTCGCCGGCCAGCACCTGGCGGCGCCAGGCGTAGATGACGCTGCGCTGCTCGTTCATCACGTCGTCGTACTCGAGCAACTGCTTGCGGACCTCGAAGTTGTGCGCCTCGACGCGCTTCTGGGCGTTCTCGATCGCGCGCGTCACGAAGCGGTGCTCGATCGGCTCGCCCTCCTCCATGCCGATCTTGCCCATGAGGCCGCTGATGCGATCCGAGCCGAAGATGCGCATCAGGTCGTCCTCGAGCGAGAGGAAGAAGCGCGAGGAGCCCGGGTCGCCCTGGCGGCCCGCGCGGCCGCGCAGCTGGTTGTCGATGCGCCGGCTCTCGTGCCGCTCGGTGCCGATGATGTGCAGCCCCCCGGCGGCGACGACCTGGTCGTGCTCCCTGTCCGTGATCGCGCGCAGCTCGGCGAGGATCTCCTCGTACGAGCGCCCCTCGGGCCCCTGCGCGGCGTGGCGCTGGCGCGCGAGCGCCTCGGGGTTGCCCCCGAGCAGGATGTCCGTGCCGCGGCCGGCCATGTTGGTGGCGATCGTCACCGCGCCGAGCCGCCCGGCCTGGGAGATGATCTCCGCCTCGCGCTCGTGGTACTTGGCGTTGAGCACCTGGTGGCGCACGCCCGTGCGCTTGAGCAGCTTCGAGAGGTGCTCGGACTTCTCGATCGAGATCGTGCCGACCAGCGCGGGGCGTCCCGAGCCGGTGCACTCCTGGATCTCCTTGACGACGGCGTCGAACTTCTCGCGCTCGGTGCGGTAGACCATGTCCTCGTGGTTGATGCGCACGAGCGGGCGGTTCGTCGGGATCGTCACCACGTCCATCTTGTAGGTCTTGGCGAACTCGGGCGCCTCGGTGTCGGCCGTGCCGGTCATGCCGGCGAGCTTCTTGTAGAGGCGGAAGTAGTTCTGGAAGGTGATCGTGGCGAGCGTCTGGTTCTCCTCGGCGACGCGCACCGGCTGCTGGAAGATGCGGTTCTCGCGCGCCTCGACCACCTGGTGCAGCCCCTCGCTCCAGCGGCGGCCCGGCATGAGCCGGCCGGTGAACTCGTCGACGATGATCACCTCGCCGTTGTTGACGACGTACTCGACGTCGCGCTTGTAGAACTCCTTGGCGCGCAGCGCCTGCAGCGTGACGTGGCGCTTCTCCATCTGGTCGAGGTCGTGCAGGCTCTCGACGCCCCAGGCGCGGCAGGCCCGCGTCTCGCCTTGCTCGGTGAGCGAGACCGACTTGTTCTTCTCGTTGGCGACGTAGTCGACGCCCTCCTCCAGGGAGGTGCCGTCGAACTTGGCCTTGACCTCGTCCTTGTCGGTGATGCGCCGCCCGGTCATCGGCTCGGCGATCTCGACGGCGCGGTAGTAGATGTCCGTGGACTCCTCGACGGGGCCGCTGATGATCAGCGGCGTGCGCGCCTCGTCGATGAGGATCGAGTCGACCTCGTCGACGATCGCGAAGTGCAGCTCGCGCTGCACGAACTCGGCGAGGGAGAACTTCATGTTGTCGCGCAGGTAGTCGAACCCGTACTCGTTGTTCGTCCCGAAGGTGACGTCGCAGCCGTAGGCGACCTGCCGGTCGCGGTCCTGCAGGTCGTGCTGGATGAGCCCGACGGTCAGGCCGAGGAAGCGGTACACCTGGCCCATCCACTGGCTGTCGCGCTTGGCGAGGTAGTCGTTGACGGTGACGACGTGCACGCCCTTGCCCGGCAGCGCGTTGAGGTACACGGGCAGGGTCGCCACCAGCGTCTTGCCCTCGCCGGTCTTCATCTCGGCGATCTTGCCCTCGTGCAGCACGACGCCGCCGAGGATCTGCACGTCGAAGTGCCGCATGCCGATGGTCCGCCGCGCCGCCTCGCGGACGACGGCGAAGGCCTCCGGCAGGAGCGCGTCCAGCTCCTCGCCGCGGCCGAGCCGCTCGCGGAACTCCACGGTCTTGCCGCGCAGGGCGGCGTCCGAGAGGCGGCGCGCCGCCGCCTCCTGCGCGTTCACGAGGTCGACCGTCGCGGCGAGGCGCTTGATCTCGCGCTCGTTCCGCGTGCCGACGATCTTCTTGATCAAACCGAACATGGGAATCTCCTTGCTGACATGATCAACCGTGAAGTATAGCAGGTTCGGTCAAGCGCCGACGAGGGTTGCCAGCCTGGCGAGGACCTCGCGGAGAGCGGGGCCCCTCGCGGCAGTCCCTGCCAACCTGCTCGGGTCAGGTGCCCTCTACTGGTGACATTGCCTACAGAGCGTTTCGGACCGCTCGTCTCGGAGCATCACATTGTCTGGGTACGACCCGTCAAAGGTGTTCGTTCCATGCGGGTTGTGGCAGGAAATGCAGGGGGCGTAATCCCAGTTCGTGACGCCGTCCGCCGGCCAGCTCGGGGCGTTCGTCGAAAGGTGCACGTCAATCGGATAGACAACCCCCTGACCGTTGAGCACCGAGCCGGAAAAGCCAAACCGTACCACCCCGGGAGTCGGGTTCGGGGCGAACTTGTGACGGTGCGAGCTCGTCTGGGTATGGCACTGATATGCGCAGCCATTGTCGAATGTCAACTGCACGCTCCAGTCCGGCGTGGAGGCTCCAATGTAGCTCGCGTTCAGGTGCGCCGTGTTCTGGTTGATGTTCTGCTTCAGCTCCACGGAGTTGAGGACGCCGTCCATGTGCGTACCCGCCGGGATGCTCACGTCGTGGCAGTCCGTGCACCTGGCATTCATCG
It encodes the following:
- the secA gene encoding preprotein translocase subunit SecA → MFGLIKKIVGTRNEREIKRLAATVDLVNAQEAAARRLSDAALRGKTVEFRERLGRGEELDALLPEAFAVVREAARRTIGMRHFDVQILGGVVLHEGKIAEMKTGEGKTLVATLPVYLNALPGKGVHVVTVNDYLAKRDSQWMGQVYRFLGLTVGLIQHDLQDRDRQVAYGCDVTFGTNNEYGFDYLRDNMKFSLAEFVQRELHFAIVDEVDSILIDEARTPLIISGPVEESTDIYYRAVEIAEPMTGRRITDKDEVKAKFDGTSLEEGVDYVANEKNKSVSLTEQGETRACRAWGVESLHDLDQMEKRHVTLQALRAKEFYKRDVEYVVNNGEVIIVDEFTGRLMPGRRWSEGLHQVVEARENRIFQQPVRVAEENQTLATITFQNYFRLYKKLAGMTGTADTEAPEFAKTYKMDVVTIPTNRPLVRINHEDMVYRTEREKFDAVVKEIQECTGSGRPALVGTISIEKSEHLSKLLKRTGVRHQVLNAKYHEREAEIISQAGRLGAVTIATNMAGRGTDILLGGNPEALARQRHAAQGPEGRSYEEILAELRAITDREHDQVVAAGGLHIIGTERHESRRIDNQLRGRAGRQGDPGSSRFFLSLEDDLMRIFGSDRISGLMGKIGMEEGEPIEHRFVTRAIENAQKRVEAHNFEVRKQLLEYDDVMNEQRSVIYAWRRQVLAGEIGREDLLEIIDGLIDGLLAPYAAGGNFLDAEETAALAVALRKQFSLDAGIGGELGGKHREELRAFLVERVRAEHDRREAEFGAEAMGRLRQFLMLQIIDSLWKEHLYAMDSLKEGIGLRGYGQKNPLTEYKKEAFDMFDALFQRVREDVVEYLFAARPVREEELPVRRRQVPREERHESVSLSASARQIATQEAGQAEGGAQFAAQAPRESRGGEGVAHTVRRAAPKVGRNDPCPCGSGKKYKKCCGLTADHA